taaaaaatttaGAGATATGGGTTGCATTTGGATATGTCAAGCTCTTAACTTACTGGAATAAGTTAGATTAGATAAAAATCTTAATGAAATTAAAGCCCACTAAATCATGTGTTTTGCATATATATCTACACCctcaataataataagaaaaaaagttGAGGGACCtgtaatgtaattttttaatataataagataaatattatttgattttatagtATGTAGTACATTAactcattagttaatttttaattttaaaaatatgttataatgtctttaagattttataaaatttattaattaattaattttttaattttagttattaaatgttataaaaaatttaaatttttttttcttttaaaatgagtAATTAgtggataattttataaaattaagagaaattaaaaattgataaaatgattaaaaaaatttaatataatttccaAAATAGGAAAGTTAATTAATGCGTTTTTCCgcattaaatagtaaatttatttactaATAACATGCTGAGACCTCGCAGATAGATAAGACCAACTTGGCGGTTATGCATTGCCACGTGTCGAACAATGGCGTAGCCAGTTACCTACACGAATGCTTTGGCGAGTGACTTTACGATAATCACTTGCGCCCCCATTTTCAGCTTTAGAGACTGGGTGTCCGAAAATGAGTCAAAACGAATCCTAATTTCTCAGAGTGGAGAGCGAGAGAGAGATATGGCAACCAAAGAGGACAATCGAGAGACACCCAAAACGTCCTCGAAGGTACGATccgctttattttttttttcttttttgaaaaatttttgctCTATTTTGCGATTTATATGATCAGGTTTGAAAATTTCGTTTGCTTGCTGAGAAAATATTGGTAAGGAGTTGGATCGAATTTTCTGGATTTTAAGTtcgtttattttctttcttctattttctcgcCGGTCAAACACTAGATACTGGATGCATTCGCTATCTGATACTACTGCTGGTTGTTTGGTTGAATTCGTGTTTCTCTAGTTCTGCTGACCTAAATGAAATTTAGGTAGTAAATACTTTGTTGGAATTGGCTAGTGGGTGTTCGATAAAATGCTTCAGAGAGCAGATCGCATGCTAATACCGGTGAGGCTTAGCTCCACTCGTATGAGTTTGTTTGTGTTTCGGTTGTGGTATTGTGTAGCATCAATGGGTGAAACCACTGTCAAATGATATTAATACTACATTATAGTAAGTCACTCCATTTGTGGAGGTCGCGGATTTGAGCCACGAAAACAGCCTTCATGCAAAAGCTGCATATGTCAATCCTCTGTAGAGTAAGTGTGAGATTTTTCCTTCACTGCATCACCCTCATAGGTTGAATAGTTTCATTTGAACCTTATATGATTGTATCTGCAAATTCATTTCATGGATTAATTACTGCCGTGCAACTTAGATCTTGTTATCTGTTTCCAATTTTTTCCATATTTTAAATGTGGTTTATCTCGAATAATTGTGGACCTGCGAAATTCCTTAGCCCTTGGTTTTATAGTAGATATTCTTCTTGGAGCTGTCTTTCTCTGTTTTCCTGTCAAAGTGCTCAactttgaattttaataattggAGCAGGTGCTTATCACAGAGCAATTGAAACATTTTTAAGATTGCTTTGCTGTCATCACctttaatttctgaaatttgAAAGGAAATATGGTTGTAACCAGGGAAGAATACTGGGAGTCAAAAGTTTGAATATTTACTaaattgagagagagagagggagagcaATTTCTGAACGTTTGTGAGGATCGTGTGGATCTAGTAGGAGATCATACTCAAATTGCATAACTGGTTAGATCTGCCACTTCAATTTGAAAAAGAGGTTGTCATAGACAATGTCAAAGTTGTAGTCTATGAGAAGGAAACCTCTAGGATGCCAATAATAAGCCATTAAGAAATTTTCGAATCCTTGATAATGTGTTGAATGGGTCCATTAGAGTATCAGTCAAGCGATCCACAACAACCAGTAAAAGAAAGGTTGCAGACATCGATCCTCCCCAGAACCCACAAATGTGAGATTGCTTTGTGCACTGGGTCACCTCTTTATAGGGGTCCCACAACCCATTCTCCTCTCATTTCTCTCCCCCTCACGATGAAGCAGGGATTCTTTTGATACCTAGACCTCCATTCTTAGGCTTGCAAATAGAATCCTAGTAAACAACATTCTTGACCTTGGCTGCTTGAAATATCACATCCTTGAGGTACTATATGCATGCCATTTAAACATAGATCTTCAGCGTTAACATCTATTATTTGCAGCAGGTGATGGTCTTTCTTTCTATCATGTTCACGTGTTGTCGTCACTGCTAATACAATGTTATGCTTTATGCTGGAGGGTCTTTAAACAGTTATCCTATAAAAGAGAATGATAACCTATACGCCCTTTTAGGAACCAAATTTTACTTTAACCCATCCTTCCATCATCACCATCTTACTCTGTcttaagagagagaaagaagaacTGTTTGAGGAATTATTTTCAATCAAAACATTGTTAGAAAGTTTATTATCATCTACTATCATGTTGCAGAGGTCTTCTTCTCCTGGGGCCCCTGGAAGGACTTCCAGATAGCTGACATTATTGTTAGGTATATGCTCCATTGGGTTATGTCATAGTTAATCATCGAATATCCAAACCTTATCAGCGATTGTGAACAAGACTATTAATAGAAGTGGCAATCCATCATAGAAAtgccttttttcttttaaaaaagaaCTCCAATAACTTGTGTTCTTTTTATATGAACTTGAACTTGCATTAATTTTAGGTGGAACTTTTTCCTTAGCTTTGTTTTTATGTTGTTGCCTTCCCATTATTTTTTCACATCTGAGGGAATTCTAAAAGAAAAGGGATGGTGAACTATCTTTATAATTGTGATTACAGAATCCACGTGGGGCAGTGCGATCAGTGGATACATATGCTGCACAATgcgaaacatgctcaaaatggAGGGTAATTGAAACACAAGAAGAGTACGAGGAAATCAGAAGCAAAATCTTGGAGAATCCCTTTGCTTGTGACAGAAAACCTGGGGTATCTTGTGAGGATCCTGCTGACCTTGAGTACAATGCATCTCGAACATGGGTCATTGACAGGCCTGGCATCCCAAAGACCCCAGTAGGTTTCAAGAGGAGCTTGGTGCTCAGACGAGATTTCTCCAAAATGGATGCTTATTATATCACTCCCACAGGAAAGAAACTAAGAACAAAAAATGAAATTGCTGCATTTTTAGAAGCCAATCCAAAATACAAAGATGTGTCCGTTGAGGACTTTAATTTCACTTCTCCAAAGGTAATGGAAGACACTATACCTGAAGATGTGAAGAAGGTTAATGCTAGTGGTAATAGAAAAGGTAAGGCTTCAAAGGATTCAGCTTGATCTGGAACCGGTGTGTCACCAACTTCATTATTGTGTTGTATTTTTATGATCTGATGAGGATTCTTCCTGTTCATTTTGGCTTCATGTGAGGAATTTTTTGGGCCAATACATTATGCGGATGATGGTAGAACTATTGCATAGTTGTAACAATAGCATTTATTTTGCGATAGGTTGCTGCATTTCTCATAGACTGCTTGGAGTATTTATCTTTAATGTTGGATGCAGTATTTCCCTAGTTTAGAATCTATTTTCTTCAGACTTCGGAAGCAAGGTTATTCTTTTTAGTGAATGGCAAGTTTGCCAGCGGCACCTTGAATGATATAGACATTGAAAGCTGTTTGTAGATAGCACTTCCAAATTTTTATCCAcaattctttaataaaagaaacAATTAATCTTAAACCTAAACAGGCCGCAAGCATAAAGGGTACAGAAGCGTAATTGGCTTTAACAAGCAAGAGCAGTAGTTCTTGGCAAGACAAATTTGCAAATAAGAAAACACAGGGGGTagcaattctaaacaaactgcaTTTGAAGTTACAATTCATTTCTGAGTTCGAATTTTGTGACAATAATATAATTTCATTGAAAGTACAGATACATGTATTGCCCCTAACTAAAAAAGGGTGAAAAATTCTGTACAAATTTAAGGGTAGATCAAGAATTACATTTGCTTTGTATATATAGCTGTGTATTTCTCAGTTGTATATTTGTTATGCATTCATCGCTCCACAGATGAAGTGTACAGAATACATCCCTAAGAAAACAGGGATCCTCATCCTCTGGCAGCAACTGTGTGATTAGTGCGCTGGAATTTCTGAGTGAGGCAAAAAGAAAAATCACAGTTGATAAACATATGTGTGCATTTCACTATAACCAACTCAAATATAATGTTGCGATCGCGCAAGCTAGTCTGGTTTGGTGTACTCGAGAAGCATGTGTGGTGATCTGTAAATCTTTACAAGCGTCCAGTAAAGGACCTCTTCCACTCCAAGCTCACCCTCTGCTCTTGCCGCATATATATCCTCACAGATGGCTATCAACCTGCATCATGCAATATTTTTATGAACATAAATAGAAGAGAGGTTACAACACATGGAGTACTCGGAATTTTTGCTTCATTTGGACGGCAGACTAAAGCTAGGTGCCCAAAGCAAGCCTGTTGTTCATTTATTCCCCTAGATCAAGAAAAATTGGCAACTGAAATCCAGCAGAAGTTTATTCGAGCCTTTTCCCCTTTCTCTTAAAGAGAGGTGTCAGGGCAAGTTGTGCATTTATTCATGGTGTTTTATACAACTTCTAGGGAGTAAAAGACACTTTACAAAATTCTACATTTTCTTAATGGTGGATTTAGAAATTTATATCAAAGGGACAAATGCGCAATACAAGTATATGTAGACACACACGATCATATTTCTTTtttcacaaaataaaaatattgctaTTGTATTCCTTAATCTGGGTACAACAAGAGGTAATTTGTGTTATAACTTTATCTTTAAAAAGCTAAACGAAAGAGTTTTGTTTGTCGATTATCCTGAACATTTTCAACAGTTTCCATAGTTTGAAATTATCAGAGCTCAGAGATGTCTATTTCCATACATAAATCTGAACAATCATTGCATGAAATTGTTTGTAGAAAACATGAGCTAATATTTTATTAAGGATGTTGTTATTGGTAAAAAAGGTAAGTGGGCTAAATTTTGTAGATAGTTCTATTCTACTTTTAAACATTAAGATAGCTAATGTAAGTTACATTTAATGGGTAATTTGTTTTTATGTTAAACATAATTCACAAGTTTATCCCATTTAAAGTAAACTAATAAGCTAGTCTAAATCGAAAATGAAGTCTATAGACGATGTATCAAATTTGTAAGTGGAGGCAaagatataattttaactatataaTTCAAAAGGATTAGTTCCACACCTGCATTTTTTATGATCGTGCATCGTTGTCTGAAAAATTGACCTCTAAGAAAAGAGACTTAAAAAATAGCCCTTTACCTGTCACAGGAAGGTAGATTTTCATATGGTATTCTCATTCGCAAGTCTGAGCATTGAAGTCTGATAAAACGGCCCACAGCAAGCACAAAAGTTATGTAGAGACCCCAGATGCTGAACTTGCTGATCGTGTCACCAAGAATTCCCTCTGCAGCAGCATTTTAGCAATGACATTACCATAAACAAGAAATTTATCTCATATATTATGGCATCTAAAAAATAGAGGTGGTCTTAAACTTACGTGGTGGAGTTTCCTCTGACATTATGATAGCCGTGGGTCCTGTCAAGCCTCCACAGCCACTTACATCTGATGAATTGATATCATGAAATGACCACCAGCTAAAATTTGCCCGATTTATAATGAGATCTGCACTGACTGCACTTACCTGTAATTGGAGATGTACGGTtgcattttcattaaaaaaaccaAATAAGGGTAAAGAAAACTATTTATCTTGCAGTAGCTAAAGTACAGTTTGGTTGGATGGAATAATGATGAAAATGCTCCATTTTAACTCTGCAGATCACAGGTTCGAACTCAAATATAGAAAAGCCTGCTTTCAAAGCAAAAAGGAAGGCTATTTGCGGCTAAACCTCTCAAGCTCACCCAAAACAAAAAAAGCTTCATAAACTGGCTAGACCATCCATTATCAAAGTTATCTCAAAATGTCATTTCAAGGTCATGAATTATATACAAGTGTTAAAAAGGCTTCATTAAATCAGTTTCATCAGCAATGATGTATCATAGGATAAATAATTCTTACAAAGGAAAAACATGGGGCCAGGAACCAATGAATTTACATCGCAATAATTAATGATTTCACAGATGTTTAGAAGCACACACAcatagagagagaaagagaacaTGTAGCATCTGAGTAAATGAAGTGCTTGGATAAAATTGGATACCTCTTGTTCTAAAGGTCTGACATCACCAGAGCCAGTAACACGCAAGTACCTAGGATAAAGATTGTATATCCTAAAGCTGTTTGTCGAACCATTAAGAACTTTCTGGACATCTGATCGTGTTGGAAGATCGAGGGGGTCAATAGGTTTCTCATATTTCACAACTTCCTTGCCCTTCGGCCTCTCCCTGCTAAGTACCCAAATGAAAAGAATATCCAGATCCAGATCCCACTCAAGGGATTGGATAAATCTCTTTTGAACCACATCTGGAACAAGCCACAACATACTTGCATCTGCTTGGCAGCATATCAGCTgaatatcattattattatatgcATTTAAATAACCATCGGGATCAAGATCTACATCAGAGTTGACATTATCCCATTGGAGTTTTTCACAGAGAGTAGTTTGATACAACGTCAACCTTCCACCTGCAGTCTTGATATCAAGCTGAACACTTGCATCTTTAATGGGGTTTGCGATATTTGTTGGGTTGCCACTGCTATAGATCTGcaaggaaaataaataatttcatagAACATTAACCCTATGTATGGAAGCATTTCTAAGGAGGAAGAAAATAGTGAAAAGAGATTTGAAAAGGAGAACATGGTATTAAATAACGACCGTTACTTTATGTAACGAGGGGCTATTTCCCATTACCCATTATTTAAAGGTCTCCCCTGATTTGCAAGCGCAAAGGACATTACGACCGTTACCGAACATTATGTAATGGTAATGGCTGGTActaataattcaataatttgtTTCACATGCCAAAAAGAATGCATATTGCCTATTCTGGGTTTCAATGAGTTCCATTTGTTCCAAAGCCcatttctttcaaatctctcttTCCTCTCAAAAAACTCATTCTTTCCTGCATCTTTCTTCTATAAGGTTAGATCCATCGTAAACTATTTCATTTCTtagttttttttcttctaaagatgagtttatttttcctttttctgcttttacttttatattttgcattttttgcactttttttttttgtatttttgttgATAAAAATCATTTTGATGTTAGTTTTGACTTAAGATTATATTTTGAACTGTTAGATTAACTGATCTATAAGattgtgtatttttttttcttatcgtAAACTATATTTAAGAaatctattttaattataaattaacttatataaaattttatgcttaaattttattaattatttggtaatattaactttttagtttaatatttgggacattataaatttaatatctatgtTAAACAtgataagtaaaaaaattaatatataggtTTAGGGTTAAAAAgttgataaataattttattaacaaaaattatgctttttgtaaaaaatttaaattaattagcaaTTTATTACCTAATTTCGTTTCATTGATTTGTTGTAATAATGTTTAATTTAAGTTAGATAGTctatatttgatatatttatactTATGGTATAGTTGTATACATTATTCTAACTTATAtccattaatataaatttattttataaactttGCAAATTGTTTTGAAAAATTTGCAGTGTCAAGACGTTACCGGTAGTTATGGCTATTACAGGCCTATTTTTGTTACCTGCAAACGCAGCTACGACTGTGATTTAAAACCATGAGgagaaaattattatcaatttgtttgcattggaaggaaAATATAAGGAATGAAAATGTGAGAAAGTTGTTTTACGTACATAATTTTATCCCTAacgttttaaatttaaaatgtcaCTGTAAGGGCAAAATTTGCAATTCCATATCATTTCCACCCATTGGCAAGCCTCATgcttattttattctattttcttttgCCTCTATTATGGATAATAGCCAAACCAAATCCATTTTTTAACGTTGAAATATTAAAGAAATCTATCAGCTATAGTAGATTACATTTCATGTAGATTGTATTTATCTACTAGtttcttattatatttttattatcttaccTTCATAGtttcttattttataattacttgTATTAGGACTTCTACTTTAATTAGAATAGAAGTATTATAATTGTATGGACCTCCATAAGAGGACCACCATAAGGGGTTTCtctttattcaataaaataagtaaataaattacaaatatattaaaattgattaacGAGTCTAAGGTGTTAAGAACTTCTTCCGATGAGTTCCTCTTGATCCATCATCTTGTGATATGATTCATAACCTAGGACCTTAGCAAGTAGGCAGCAGAGCCAATCATCATGGATGATCCAACAAATTTAGAAGAGAAGCCAAATATTTCAAGTAACAATTCGAGACGCGTTTCAATGACTTGGCTAGTCCAATTTCTAAGCTAGTTTAAACCTTTAATAAGAGGGCAAATCAGAACCAAGATAGAATGAGCAGCTGCTAGGAAAACTTGGTCAACAAGCTAATGAGAATATAGAAGGACATGTGGTGCCCCGATATGCCAAACTCAACTTTTCCTTGTTTGATGGCACAAATGGGCTGTTATTATCATACCTTACGAGATCTACAAGAGTGGAGGCAATAAATCATGCTTCAAAGAACATAATTTAGGCACATGGTTTTGGGAAAGTATTAATCAGTTGTCAAGATGCAAGGCTACAAGGGAGTCTATCAATCATTTCAAGGCTGCATATCCTATCTTTGTGCTTGAGGAGAAGCTCCTTCTCTAAAAGAGAAGTGATGTTAGGATAACAAATAGACCAAATTCATTCTTCAACAGAGtccgaatattaaaaaaaatctattagatATAAGAGATTATATTTTATCTACAACAAACAGATTAAACAGATTGTATTTATCTAATAGTTTCTTATCAGGCTTCTATTATCTTATCTTCGTAGTTTCTTATCTAATGATTGCTTATATTAGACTTCTACtttaattaaaagtattatAATTGTATGAACTTCCACTTATAAGAGTTTCTCTTTGTTCAATAAAATAAGCAAATTAATCACAAACACATTGAGATTTAAGATTATATCATGAGTTTGATGTGTTAAGAGTTCCCTCATTTTCACCATGTCATCGTGTGATGGTGATCCATAACTCGAGACCTTAATAGCCTCAATTTCCTCTCTATCCCAAACATGGAAAAGTGAAATATCTAGCTTTCCTCTCTCTTTTTGTTTCCTCCCGTTCTACCAAGtcctttatttttcaaataaaggcAAAAAAGGTCTAAGCTAGCATAAGCAGCATTGTCCAAAATTTCATATCTCTAGCAAAGTTTTTGTCCATAAGCTTTTCAAAACTTGTGAACAAATTCTACCCATTATCAAATTCACTTAGGcatatatattgaaaaatagaagtgTATCAAAAGTTTCTTACCAGCATAGGAGCCCATATTACAAAGATTAATATAAAGAACAAGCATATCCCGTTGCAACATTTGGTCCACTTTGTTTGCTTCTCTCCTTGTTTGTGCGTAGCTCTATTCAAGACAGTATCACATTTAACAAGGTAGAGACTTGCATGAATGTCCTCCAGCTAAAAGGAAAAGCTACTCATTAGTTCCTGAAATCAGCTTGCAAGTGCTCAATAAGAATGCTCCCAAGAATAGTGTCACAAACAAGAAAACAATCATTTGATTACTTgatcaatgaaaaaaaaaacattacaaacaaaaattgaaattaatcaaATGATACATGAGAATACCAGTGGATGCTAATTGCTGCAGATCCAGAAAAGATAGAGAAGTCATAATGAAATTCAACAATTAAATTGCAATCCAGTTTAAACTATAGATGGAAGTTCATATTTTTAAGAGGCAAAGAAATATTTTGCTTTGCAATAAGTCTATTTTCTCGAGGGGAAAAAGCTAGGCAATCTAACCCAAAATCCTAAGCTACTAGGTGGTATGGCCAACGAAGGTGATAGTTAAAGTGCCAGTGCcagcatggttttaaataatggCCATTATGTAACTTATTTTATAGGTTTCCAAGCCCCTGATACCCCATTATTTATAGGTGAGCTGTACAGGCAACAGCCGTTATCACCATTGCTTAAGTTAACGGTAATAGCCATGACTTCCTGTTGAGTTATGGTAATGGTCATTACCCTAATAATGCAACTTCTACAATTAAAAAAGCAGTATTTTCTTCATTTCTTTTGATTCTACCATTTTCCAGCCTTTCACACCTACTCTTTCTATTTCATCCAAATTTCGCCTTCTTTCTACAAGTCTCCCTTTAAGCTTAGATCCTTGTAAATATCTATGATTCTCTATTTTCACAAAAAGTTCTTGTAAAAGGCGAGTTATTTTCTGCTatttgcaatttattttcattatttgatGTAACTTATTTCATGTCTCTTATGCTTACCATATAGTATATATATTATGCTAATATTTGATGTATTCATCCTTATCATGTAGTAGTATATCTTAGTTTTGCTTGTATTTACTAATATCTATTCATTTcatgaactttgcaaattttattaaaaaatttagtgcAACGCTTAACCATTTCGGTTATGTTATGGCCATAGGCCTATTTCTATTATGTGACTGTGACTGCAACTTGAAAGGCAGCCACAACAGTGATTTAAAACCATGACTGCAAGTCATGAAAAAGTAAAGAGTCCATAAAGAAAGATAAACAAGAATGCAATTCAAGCTAAAACATCCTCAATTTACCTTCAGCCAGTCATACATGGTCAAAGAGGTGGTTGTACACGACCAGTCCAGCACGCACCGCAATTCATAAAGGAATGGCAGAGCTCGGTAAAGTCTGTAGCCTAAATAATTAATTCGTGAAACTTGACTAGTCAAAAACTGTCGATGCAAGGTGCTTTTATGAGGAATTCCATAGCGGATTTGTATGGCTTGCAGAGCTAGAGAAACTGCTTTTGCAAGAAATATAGCACGGAGTGCAAGCCCTGCAGCATGTTCTTGGAAAGATTCCAAATGCCAAGCATACACTGTGACTGAATAGGTGAAGAGAATAAGGTTGAATATATAAAAGATCACCTTTCCAGTGGCAAATGAACAGAGGTAAATAATGCGATCAAGGACAATCAAGAAAAAGATAACCTGCACATAAAACGTTTAAAATAGTTAGAAACCAATGGAAAATAGCACAGCAATATGAACCCCAAAAGAATACAAAACATTCCCTGCTTAGGAAGCAAGTAGAAAAGGATGACCTCTATATTTATCATGATCAAATAATTATAGATCACTCTCTCTCGCTCTCTATCTCTCCCAGCACGttgatgaataaaaaatcatttaccaTGTACAATGAAACATCATTCATGTCACTTATATCATGGAAGGTGGCAAAATCAGATCTAAGGTTTTTCAAGAGAACTTTTGATGTGTTACAATTCCCATTCTAACTCAAAACGGGTTGAAGATAACACAAACATTAGATGATAAGTAAATGTCAACACATTTTATCTCAGTTTTCTACTGCACCAAAACATTATCCTGAGTTCAGATTTAAATTTACAGCAAATACTACAtacatagtaaaaaaaaatgaaagaaactgGTAGAGACTAACCATCAAGAGAAATACAAACTCTTTTGGAAACTGATCTTCAAGCTGATAAACATCTAGAaattcacttttattttttatgacagATTGGTAGAAGATTGCAACTAAGAAGAACACACTCAAATCAGCACCAAATATATAGGCATACAGATCAATTTCTCTTTTGCCTCCTCCAATGACAGAGATAATAAGGTATGGAAATCCAATTGCTTCAACAAGCCCATCATATTTTGCTTTAAGGATCTCCTTTGCTACATCAGCTGCTGGAGTAAGTGACTTGTACCACTCTGCTGACACACAGCTTGTCAATGGAGCGGCATATACCACCTCAAAAACAACCAAGGCCATGTTCGGATTTTCTTCACTTCTTTCAATGCTCTGAACATGAATCTTACTAGCAAAAGGGCAAAGATTTGGGTTCTTTCCTTTGCATCTCTCATCATGAACAATTCTAAGCAACTGGTTTATTCCAGACTCTATTCTCTCTGGCTGTATTCCATCCTCTGGCCACAAGTCCACATCCATAGACATCTGGACAAAATATGGAGGAGACTCTGCTCCCTTTGTAAGTGATTCCCAGTACCTAAAGACGCTTCTGACTATCAATCTTAGCATGCTTGTTGTTACATGCAGTAGTTCCTGAGCCTTCTCACTCCAACTATAACTCAGGAGAGCCTCTTCTCGATGCAGAGTGCTTTTTCTACAGAATTTACTTTCCATGGAAGGCATCCATTCACCATCTTTTGCAGTTATAGAACTCTGTAATAGGGTAAATAAATAGACAAAGAACAAAGGCAATGCACTAATGACAAAGGATGAGTTGATTTTATGCGCGGGAAATCCTAACTCGCGAAGTAGGCCTGAATGAATAGTCAACCCGCAGTGCTGAATGATAATTTGGTAGAGATACTGAAGCAAAATGTAAACTTCAGTGTAAATCAGCATGATAACCCAGAAGATGTAATTGGGACCAGTGTTTACACACAAAGCATATAAGAAGAGAGCTCCAAGATATACCATAGAAAGTAAACTAAAGTTCCACAGAAAGACAAGAATGAAGCAACAATAACACACGATGTCATTATTAGACCGCATTTGAGACCATATATGCCAGAAGATCCTTCCTATCTGCAGACTTGTAGTATCAGAACT
The sequence above is a segment of the Manihot esculenta cultivar AM560-2 chromosome 5, M.esculenta_v8, whole genome shotgun sequence genome. Coding sequences within it:
- the LOC110615206 gene encoding methyl-CpG-binding domain-containing protein 4 isoform X1, coding for MATKEDNRETPKTSSKNPRGAVRSVDTYAAQCETCSKWRVIETQEEYEEIRSKILENPFACDRKPGVSCEDPADLEYNASRTWVIDRPGIPKTPVGFKRSLVLRRDFSKMDAYYITPTGKKLRTKNEIAAFLEANPKYKDVSVEDFNFTSPKVMEDTIPEDVKKVNASGNRKGKASKDSA
- the LOC110615206 gene encoding methyl-CpG-binding domain-containing protein 4 isoform X2, with the translated sequence MQKLHMSILCRNPRGAVRSVDTYAAQCETCSKWRVIETQEEYEEIRSKILENPFACDRKPGVSCEDPADLEYNASRTWVIDRPGIPKTPVGFKRSLVLRRDFSKMDAYYITPTGKKLRTKNEIAAFLEANPKYKDVSVEDFNFTSPKVMEDTIPEDVKKVNASGNRKGKASKDSA